A single Desulfovibrio piger DNA region contains:
- a CDS encoding glycine zipper domain-containing protein has product MKKLFAIILMAAFMATGVACTNMSPTQQGVASGAALGTLGGAGVAAISGGSVGWGALAGAGMGALAGGIVGNQQEKSRYHHRGW; this is encoded by the coding sequence ATGAAAAAACTGTTTGCGATCATCTTGATGGCCGCCTTCATGGCGACGGGCGTCGCCTGCACCAACATGTCCCCCACCCAGCAGGGCGTGGCCAGCGGTGCCGCGCTGGGTACGCTGGGCGGTGCCGGTGTGGCCGCCATTTCCGGCGGTTCCGTGGGCTGGGGCGCGCTGGCCGGTGCCGGTATGGGGGCTCTGGCCGGTGGTATCGTAGGCAACCAGCAGGAAAAGAGCCGTTACCACCATCGCGGCTGGTAA